A stretch of Lysobacter sp. K5869 DNA encodes these proteins:
- a CDS encoding fatty acid desaturase: MPASLIDFLAGGLVQASFWELVVYFLVVTQLTILSVTLYLHRSMAHRSVDFHPVLAHFFRFWTWLTTSMITKEWAAIHRKHHAKCETEDDPHSPQFKGIDTVMWRGVELYRQARTERDDIEKYGKGCPDDWIERKLYTPWATFGPVLLLVASFALFGFAGVAIWALQMVWIPFWAAGVVNGLGHWWGYRNFETTDTATNLTPWGFWIGGEELHNNHHAFPSSAKFALRKWEFDIGWTAIRGLSALRLAKVLRVAPTLDVRPNIAMPDGETLKALLAIRFQAMTDFYRNVTLPSLREDAGDAGERVRALPRRLRKGLADGGRWLDDGARARLQSWVAERPRMAQLADFRQRLAQVLDDRSHDAQATLQRLHAWCVEAEASGIQSLQAFSARLKGYALAPARY; this comes from the coding sequence ATGCCCGCGTCCCTGATCGATTTCCTCGCCGGAGGCCTGGTCCAGGCCAGCTTCTGGGAGTTGGTCGTGTACTTCCTGGTGGTGACCCAGCTCACCATCCTGTCGGTGACCTTGTACCTGCATCGTTCGATGGCGCATCGCTCGGTCGACTTCCATCCGGTGCTGGCGCATTTCTTCCGGTTCTGGACCTGGCTGACCACCTCGATGATCACCAAGGAGTGGGCGGCGATCCATCGCAAGCACCACGCCAAGTGCGAGACCGAGGACGACCCGCACAGCCCGCAGTTCAAGGGCATCGACACGGTGATGTGGCGCGGCGTGGAGCTCTACCGCCAGGCCCGCACCGAGCGCGACGACATCGAGAAGTACGGCAAGGGCTGCCCGGACGATTGGATCGAACGCAAGCTCTACACCCCGTGGGCGACCTTCGGCCCGGTGCTGCTGCTGGTGGCGAGCTTCGCCCTGTTCGGCTTCGCCGGCGTGGCGATCTGGGCGCTGCAGATGGTGTGGATCCCGTTCTGGGCCGCCGGCGTGGTCAACGGCCTCGGCCACTGGTGGGGCTACCGCAACTTCGAGACCACCGACACCGCGACCAACCTGACCCCGTGGGGTTTCTGGATCGGCGGCGAAGAACTGCACAACAACCACCACGCGTTCCCGAGTTCGGCCAAGTTCGCCCTGCGCAAGTGGGAGTTCGACATCGGCTGGACCGCGATCCGCGGCCTGAGCGCGCTGCGTCTGGCCAAGGTGCTGCGAGTGGCGCCGACCTTGGACGTGCGCCCGAACATCGCCATGCCCGACGGCGAAACGCTCAAGGCGCTGCTGGCGATCCGCTTCCAGGCGATGACCGACTTCTACCGCAACGTCACCCTGCCGAGCCTGCGCGAAGACGCGGGCGATGCCGGCGAGCGCGTGCGCGCGCTGCCGCGGCGTCTGCGCAAGGGTTTGGCCGACGGCGGCCGCTGGCTCGACGACGGCGCCCGCGCGCGCCTGCAGAGCTGGGTGGCCGAGCGTCCGCGCATGGCCCAGTTGGCCGATTTCCGCCAGCGTCTGGCGCAGGTGCTGGACGACCGCTCGCACGACGCCCAGGCCACGCTGCAGCGCCTGCACGCGTGGTGCGTGGAGGCCGAAGCCAGCGGCATCCAGTCGCTGCAGGCGTTCTCGGCGCGGCTCAAGGGCTACGCGTTGGCGCCGGCGCGCTACTGA
- a CDS encoding serine/threonine-protein kinase encodes MDAERWLRLSPLLDALLELEPDARAERLRELGADDPSLAAELTELIGLEEGHEDFLSEPLVAPQQTGMRPGVEVGTYRLESLLGEGGMGQVWLASRADGLYQRRVALKLLRPGLTDINLRTRFTRERQILARLAHPYIARLLDAGVTRDGLPYLALEYVEGEPITDYCRNQRTPLDKRLRMFQQICDAVSHAHANLIVHRDLKPSNILVTPAGDVRLLDFGIAKLLDSNDVPLPEQTRTGARAFTLHYAAPEQVRGEPVTTMTDVYSLGVVLYELLTDSKPYKLKRQTDAEWEEAILAADPLKPSQAVLRYADANDPELDPISLRRLGKQLAGDLDNIVLKTLAKRPEQRYPSVEALSLDLQRFEAGRPVLARAQSVRYRVNKYMARHRWALATAGLVAVVLSASLGVVAWQAREAVAEAARAQAMQDFMVGLFESARGTPEGEALDLRGLLDASVVRGNRELARQPRARAELFGVIARMRTGLGDYSEARNLLERQAQVIASTDDIPDSLRLESLNQRGKVLRLLNQPRDCAALMQPALDLARREQAQLPLQTSEFYSELGRCRRANGERQGARQLFERSLAIRREMRENTDVGEVENLMDLAGLQADAGQSREALLGFEQARRKLQQSVGDRHPLQVEIGRNLAALRRGLGQLGDAERDASDALAIALEVNGAQHPATLDVRRQLAALHIDQGQFVLAQKELQLIGGLLAQRQGADQAELAGVHHAQGVVAWERGDLERALTELERAAQIARRDPRPEPLAALMSDQAQVLIEAGRDAQARDLLEQARRLRIRQDGAESGPVGESERLLGEADLAAGARESATAHLQRALALTRKAYGERDPRTRAAELSLSRLQAAAGDTAALAHLDSLAELPINDEALRKLGWRAQAYAAQLRCAGNQRGQARARLDGLLRSIGEARPDGSEVLREVQAIRDACAG; translated from the coding sequence ATGGACGCCGAACGCTGGCTGCGTCTTTCGCCGCTGCTCGATGCGTTGCTCGAGTTGGAACCCGATGCGCGCGCCGAACGGCTGCGCGAGTTGGGCGCGGACGATCCGTCGCTGGCGGCGGAGTTGACTGAGCTCATCGGCCTGGAAGAAGGCCACGAAGATTTCCTGTCCGAACCGCTGGTAGCGCCGCAGCAGACCGGCATGCGCCCCGGCGTGGAAGTCGGCACGTATCGCCTGGAAAGCCTGCTCGGCGAAGGCGGCATGGGCCAGGTGTGGCTGGCCTCGCGCGCCGACGGCCTGTACCAGCGCCGGGTCGCGCTGAAGCTGCTGCGCCCCGGCCTCACCGACATCAACCTGCGCACCCGCTTCACCCGCGAACGGCAGATCCTCGCGCGTCTGGCGCATCCCTACATCGCGCGCCTGCTCGATGCCGGCGTGACCCGCGACGGCCTGCCGTATCTGGCGCTGGAGTACGTCGAAGGCGAGCCGATCACCGACTACTGCCGCAATCAGCGCACGCCGCTGGACAAGCGCCTGCGCATGTTCCAGCAGATCTGCGACGCGGTCAGCCATGCGCACGCGAACCTGATCGTCCACCGCGACCTCAAGCCGTCCAACATCCTGGTGACGCCGGCCGGCGACGTGCGCCTGCTCGATTTCGGCATCGCCAAGCTGCTCGACAGCAACGACGTGCCGCTGCCCGAGCAGACCCGCACCGGCGCGCGCGCCTTCACCCTGCACTACGCCGCGCCCGAACAGGTGCGCGGCGAACCCGTCACCACCATGACCGACGTGTACTCGCTCGGCGTGGTGCTGTACGAACTGCTCACCGATTCCAAGCCGTACAAGCTCAAGCGCCAGACCGACGCGGAATGGGAAGAGGCGATCCTCGCCGCCGATCCGCTGAAACCGTCGCAAGCGGTGCTGCGCTACGCCGACGCCAACGATCCCGAACTCGATCCGATTTCGCTGCGCCGGCTCGGCAAGCAGCTCGCCGGCGATCTCGACAACATCGTGCTCAAGACCCTGGCGAAGCGGCCGGAGCAGCGCTATCCCTCGGTGGAAGCGCTGTCGCTGGACCTGCAGCGCTTCGAGGCCGGACGCCCGGTGCTGGCGCGCGCGCAGAGCGTGCGCTACCGGGTCAACAAGTACATGGCGCGCCATCGCTGGGCGCTGGCGACCGCCGGCTTGGTCGCCGTCGTGCTCAGCGCCTCGCTCGGCGTGGTCGCGTGGCAAGCGCGCGAAGCGGTGGCGGAAGCGGCGCGCGCGCAGGCCATGCAGGATTTCATGGTCGGCCTGTTCGAGAGCGCGCGCGGCACCCCCGAAGGCGAGGCGCTGGACTTGCGCGGCCTGCTCGACGCGTCGGTGGTGCGCGGCAACCGCGAGCTCGCGCGGCAGCCGCGCGCGCGCGCCGAGCTGTTCGGCGTGATCGCGCGCATGCGCACCGGCCTGGGCGACTACAGCGAAGCGCGCAATCTGCTGGAACGGCAGGCGCAGGTGATCGCCTCCACCGACGACATCCCCGACAGCCTGCGCCTGGAATCGCTGAACCAGCGCGGCAAAGTGCTGCGGCTGTTGAACCAGCCGCGCGATTGCGCCGCGCTGATGCAGCCCGCGCTCGACCTCGCCCGCCGCGAGCAGGCGCAACTGCCGCTGCAGACCAGCGAGTTCTATTCCGAACTCGGCCGCTGCCGCCGCGCCAACGGCGAGCGCCAGGGCGCGCGGCAATTGTTCGAGCGCTCGCTGGCGATCCGCCGCGAGATGCGCGAGAACACCGACGTGGGCGAAGTCGAGAACCTGATGGACCTCGCCGGCCTGCAAGCCGACGCGGGCCAAAGCCGCGAGGCCTTGCTCGGCTTCGAGCAGGCGCGGCGCAAGCTGCAGCAAAGCGTCGGCGACCGCCATCCGCTGCAAGTGGAGATCGGCCGCAATCTGGCCGCGCTGCGGCGCGGGCTGGGCCAGCTCGGCGACGCCGAACGCGACGCCAGCGACGCGCTGGCGATCGCGCTGGAGGTCAACGGCGCGCAACATCCCGCCACCCTCGACGTGCGCCGACAACTGGCCGCGCTGCACATCGATCAGGGCCAGTTCGTGCTGGCGCAAAAAGAGCTGCAGTTGATCGGCGGCCTGCTCGCTCAGCGCCAGGGCGCCGATCAGGCCGAACTGGCCGGCGTGCATCACGCGCAGGGCGTGGTCGCCTGGGAACGCGGCGACCTGGAGCGCGCGTTGACCGAACTCGAGCGCGCCGCGCAGATCGCCCGCCGCGACCCGCGGCCCGAACCGCTCGCCGCGCTGATGAGCGACCAAGCGCAAGTGCTGATCGAAGCCGGCCGCGACGCCCAGGCGCGCGACTTGCTGGAACAGGCGCGACGCCTGCGCATCCGCCAGGACGGCGCCGAATCCGGGCCGGTCGGCGAATCCGAACGCCTGCTCGGCGAAGCCGACCTCGCCGCCGGCGCGCGCGAGAGCGCGACCGCGCACCTGCAACGCGCGCTGGCCCTGACCCGCAAGGCCTACGGCGAACGCGACCCGCGCACCCGCGCCGCCGAACTCTCGCTCTCGCGCCTGCAGGCCGCGGCCGGCGACACCGCCGCGCTGGCGCATCTGGATTCGCTGGCGGAGCTGCCGATCAACGACGAAGCCCTGCGCAAACTCGGCTGGCGCGCGCAGGCCTACGCCGCGCAGCTGCGCTGCGCCGGCAACCAGCGCGGTCAGGCGCGCGCACGCCTGGACGGCTTGCTGCGCAGCATCGGCGAGGCGCGGCCGGACGGCAGCGAGGTGTTGCGCGAGGTGCAGGCGATTCGCGACGCTTGCGCGGGGTGA
- a CDS encoding DinB family protein — MNLLEHTRWMADYNRWMNQRVYAAAARLPAAAVSEDRGAFFGSILGTLNHLMIADRIWLHRFATHPARFAALDPLRMWPRPTDLRAVEHDTLPALRDAREELDATIVEWAGELSETDLDHVLVYANTKGVVSRVRFGLLLMHFANHQTHHRGQITTLLTQAGEDVGGTDLLEWILTRQAVDPNR; from the coding sequence ATGAACCTGCTCGAACACACCCGCTGGATGGCCGACTACAACCGCTGGATGAACCAGCGCGTCTACGCCGCGGCCGCGCGCTTGCCGGCCGCTGCGGTGAGCGAGGATCGCGGCGCGTTCTTCGGCTCGATCCTGGGCACGCTCAACCATCTGATGATCGCCGATCGGATCTGGCTGCACCGTTTCGCCACCCATCCCGCGCGCTTCGCCGCGCTGGACCCGCTGCGCATGTGGCCGCGGCCGACCGACCTGCGCGCGGTCGAGCACGACACGCTGCCCGCGTTGCGGGACGCGCGCGAGGAGCTCGATGCGACGATCGTGGAATGGGCCGGCGAGCTGAGCGAGACCGACCTCGATCACGTGCTGGTCTACGCCAACACCAAGGGCGTGGTGTCGCGCGTGCGCTTCGGGCTGCTGCTGATGCACTTCGCCAATCATCAGACCCATCATCGCGGGCAGATCACCACGTTGCTGACGCAGGCGGGCGAGGATGTGGGCGGGACCGATCTGCTCGAGTGGATCCTGACCCGCCAGGCCGTCGATCCGAATCGATAA
- a CDS encoding ECF-type sigma factor yields the protein MAESADITILLDAAREGDRGALDRVLATLYQELHTMARRQLAGQHGQTLDATALVHEAYLKLVGRREAQFDDRAHFFAYAASAMRSVVVDYARQRLAQKRGGDLHRVTELPDDVEGGLRLDEDTLGLDSALTKLAAVDQRLAQVVELRYFAGLSELEIAALLQRSERSIRRDWQKARLFLLASLQDEPSR from the coding sequence ATGGCCGAAAGCGCTGACATCACGATCCTGCTGGACGCAGCCCGCGAGGGCGATCGCGGCGCGCTCGACCGCGTGCTCGCGACGCTGTATCAAGAACTGCACACCATGGCCCGGCGACAACTCGCCGGCCAGCACGGCCAGACCCTCGACGCCACCGCGCTGGTGCACGAGGCCTACCTCAAACTGGTGGGCCGGCGCGAAGCGCAGTTCGACGATCGCGCACATTTCTTCGCATATGCAGCGTCCGCGATGCGCAGCGTCGTGGTGGATTACGCGCGCCAACGCCTCGCCCAAAAACGCGGCGGCGATCTGCACCGCGTGACCGAACTGCCCGACGACGTGGAAGGCGGCCTGCGCCTGGACGAGGACACCCTCGGCCTGGATTCGGCGTTGACCAAGCTCGCCGCCGTCGATCAGCGCTTGGCCCAGGTGGTGGAGCTGCGCTACTTCGCCGGCCTGTCGGAACTGGAAATCGCCGCGCTGCTGCAACGCTCCGAGCGCAGCATCCGTCGCGATTGGCAAAAAGCGCGACTGTTCCTGCTGGCTTCGCTGCAGGACGAACCCAGCCGCTGA
- the mutM gene encoding bifunctional DNA-formamidopyrimidine glycosylase/DNA-(apurinic or apyrimidinic site) lyase produces MPELPEVETTRRGLAPHLEGRHVVTAILRRPDLRWPIPAAIEDTLPGQRIDAVRRRAKYLLIDTAAGSALLHLGMSGSLRVLPADTPVRDHDHVDLLLDDDRVLRFNDPRRFGCLLWQPPGEIHELLRDLGPEPLSDGFDGDYLFQLSRGRKAPVKTFLMDQKVVVGVGNIYAAEALFAAGVSPLRAAGKVSRERYAELAGAIKTILGYAIQRGGTTLRDFISPDGAPGYFEQELAAYGRGGEPCPRCGRPLKQASIGQRTTVWCGHCQR; encoded by the coding sequence ATGCCTGAATTGCCTGAAGTCGAAACCACCCGGCGCGGCCTGGCGCCGCACTTGGAAGGCCGCCACGTCGTCACCGCGATCCTGCGCCGCCCGGACCTGCGCTGGCCGATCCCGGCGGCGATCGAGGACACCCTGCCCGGCCAGCGCATCGACGCCGTGCGCCGGCGCGCCAAGTACCTGCTGATCGACACCGCCGCCGGCAGCGCCCTGCTGCACCTGGGCATGTCCGGCAGCCTGCGCGTGCTGCCCGCCGACACCCCGGTGCGCGATCACGACCACGTCGACCTGCTGCTCGACGACGACCGCGTGCTGCGCTTCAACGACCCGCGCCGGTTCGGCTGCCTGCTGTGGCAGCCGCCCGGCGAAATCCACGAACTGCTGCGCGATCTCGGCCCGGAACCGCTGTCGGACGGGTTCGACGGCGACTACCTGTTCCAGCTCAGCCGCGGCCGCAAGGCGCCGGTGAAAACGTTTTTGATGGATCAGAAAGTCGTGGTCGGCGTCGGCAATATCTACGCCGCCGAAGCGCTGTTCGCCGCCGGCGTGTCGCCGCTGCGCGCCGCCGGCAAGGTCTCGCGCGAGCGTTACGCCGAGCTGGCCGGCGCGATCAAAACGATCCTCGGCTACGCGATCCAGCGCGGCGGCACCACCTTGCGCGACTTCATCAGCCCCGACGGCGCGCCGGGCTATTTCGAGCAGGAATTGGCCGCCTACGGCCGCGGCGGCGAGCCCTGCCCGCGCTGCGGACGGCCGCTCAAGCAGGCCAGCATCGGTCAGCGCACCACGGTCTGGTGCGGGCACTGCCAACGCTGA
- a CDS encoding kanamycin nucleotidyltransferase C-terminal domain-containing protein yields MRPASHPKRKPRRNARIAQLPRRQAPWYLVAMDYALPQGELDTLFAGPQSVTSEQRRDLVALILERLRQRYGERLLAVALYGSTARDSDGPYSDVELWAVLDDAAFGEDFDESLEWVHGRGKAEVNLMSRSAVEAFAREVDETWPISHGQFVHARALWIAPDHGALFETLRSLAAHPDDAAVERAMAEIVVGELYELIGKLRNRYARKPLALLAGEFAVHVACLAGLAERHLFVTAGTMFDEAADLPGPDGAAELYRLVAQGELGDEARIVAALERVWAGLETWVRDVALTEAVRRRCVAGER; encoded by the coding sequence ATGCGCCCCGCATCCCACCCCAAGCGCAAGCCGCGTCGCAACGCCCGCATTGCGCAATTGCCGCGCCGGCAAGCGCCGTGGTACCTAGTCGCGATGGATTACGCACTGCCGCAGGGCGAACTCGATACCTTGTTCGCCGGACCGCAATCGGTCACCTCCGAACAACGCCGCGACCTCGTCGCCCTCATTCTCGAACGCCTGCGCCAGCGCTACGGCGAACGCCTGTTGGCGGTGGCGCTGTACGGCTCCACCGCGCGCGACAGCGACGGTCCGTATTCGGACGTCGAGCTGTGGGCGGTGCTCGACGACGCCGCGTTCGGCGAGGATTTCGACGAATCGCTGGAATGGGTTCACGGCCGCGGCAAGGCCGAGGTCAACCTGATGTCGCGCAGCGCGGTGGAAGCGTTCGCGCGCGAAGTCGACGAGACCTGGCCGATCAGCCACGGCCAGTTCGTGCACGCGCGCGCGCTGTGGATCGCGCCGGACCACGGCGCGCTGTTCGAGACCCTGCGCTCGCTGGCCGCGCACCCCGACGACGCGGCGGTGGAGCGGGCGATGGCCGAGATCGTGGTCGGCGAGCTGTACGAACTGATCGGCAAGCTGCGCAACCGCTACGCGCGCAAGCCGCTGGCGCTGCTGGCCGGCGAGTTCGCCGTGCACGTGGCGTGTCTGGCCGGGTTGGCCGAGCGCCATTTGTTCGTCACCGCCGGCACGATGTTCGACGAAGCGGCCGATCTGCCGGGGCCGGACGGCGCGGCGGAGCTGTATCGGTTGGTGGCGCAGGGCGAGCTCGGCGACGAGGCGCGCATCGTCGCGGCGCTGGAGCGGGTCTGGGCCGGGCTGGAAACCTGGGTGCGCGATGTGGCGTTGACCGAGGCGGTGCGGCGGCGGTGCGTGGCGGGGGAGCGTTGA
- a CDS encoding ABC transporter ATP-binding protein, whose product MNAALELQGLQHRYDEHAVLHGIDLRLMPGDFAALIGPNGSGKTTLLHCLSGLLRPSAGRVSIGGRDLAREPLAAKRALGFAVDPARLPPLLSGRECLRLFAGARGLDAIPEATLALCATLSLAPMLDRRIGQYSLGTRQKLAIALGLLGEPPLLVLDEPLNGLDPLSAYALKRHLQQLARERGVAVLLATHSLDVAERFITRAALLVDGRLRRQWGADELDAIRGDPGRSLEQSMVEALAQE is encoded by the coding sequence ATGAACGCGGCATTGGAACTGCAAGGGCTGCAGCACCGTTACGACGAACACGCGGTGCTGCACGGCATCGACCTGCGCTTGATGCCCGGCGATTTCGCCGCGCTGATCGGCCCGAACGGTTCGGGCAAAACCACCTTGCTGCATTGCTTGTCCGGCTTGCTGCGGCCGAGCGCGGGGCGGGTGTCGATCGGCGGCCGCGACCTCGCCCGCGAACCGCTCGCGGCCAAGCGCGCGCTCGGCTTCGCGGTCGACCCGGCGCGCTTGCCGCCGCTGCTGAGCGGCCGCGAATGCCTGCGCCTGTTCGCCGGCGCGCGCGGCCTCGACGCGATTCCCGAGGCGACGCTGGCGCTGTGCGCGACCTTGTCGCTGGCGCCGATGCTCGACCGCCGCATCGGCCAGTACTCGCTCGGCACCCGGCAGAAACTGGCGATCGCGCTGGGGCTGCTCGGCGAGCCGCCGCTGTTGGTGTTGGACGAACCGCTCAACGGCTTGGACCCGCTCAGCGCCTATGCGCTCAAGCGGCATCTGCAGCAACTCGCGCGCGAACGCGGCGTGGCGGTGTTGCTGGCGACGCATTCGCTGGATGTGGCGGAGCGTTTCATCACCCGCGCGGCGTTGCTGGTGGACGGGCGGTTGCGGCGGCAGTGGGGCGCGGACGAGTTGGATGCGATTCGTGGCGACCCTGGGCGGTCGTTGGAGCAGTCGATGGTGGAGGCGTTGGCGCAGGAGTAA
- a CDS encoding CHAD domain-containing protein — protein sequence MPATADGSQNAPRGAAPSAHRNGARGDVYIEQPKDAEPRPPGQRLRAYATREIDQALDALGWSGNRVHAGVHLGRKCLRRARATLALGGAGLGPGTELIDRALRDLNRDLSQLRDAHALVETLDRLLRGAALAPEARTLLARARRAAAAARAQAAHAARADDPGLGRRRALLRVLRAGLRALPWAELQAREWRDGVAASLERVARAGERARASGDDEDWHEWRRRARRLSQQQRALKSAGLGADAPKFDKHQIERLGEAQDLTLLLAHCGKGSPFAKAERGAVKAFARGELERARERIEAPE from the coding sequence GTGCCGGCGACGGCGGACGGTTCGCAGAACGCTCCGCGCGGCGCGGCGCCGTCCGCGCATCGCAACGGCGCGCGCGGCGATGTCTACATCGAACAACCCAAGGACGCCGAACCGCGTCCGCCCGGCCAGCGCCTGCGCGCTTACGCCACGCGCGAAATCGATCAGGCGCTCGACGCGCTGGGCTGGAGCGGCAACCGCGTCCACGCCGGCGTGCACCTGGGCCGCAAATGCCTGCGCCGCGCCCGCGCCACGCTGGCGCTCGGCGGCGCCGGCTTGGGGCCGGGCACCGAATTGATCGACCGCGCGCTGCGCGATCTCAACCGCGACTTGTCGCAACTGCGCGACGCGCACGCCTTGGTCGAAACCTTGGACCGGCTGCTGCGCGGCGCCGCGCTCGCGCCCGAAGCGCGCACCCTGCTGGCCCGCGCGCGCCGCGCCGCCGCGGCCGCGCGCGCGCAGGCCGCGCACGCGGCGCGCGCGGACGACCCCGGCCTGGGCCGCCGCCGCGCGCTGCTGCGGGTGCTGCGCGCCGGGTTGCGCGCGTTGCCGTGGGCGGAGCTGCAAGCGCGCGAATGGCGCGACGGCGTCGCCGCCAGCCTGGAGCGGGTCGCCCGCGCCGGCGAGCGCGCCCGCGCCAGCGGCGACGACGAGGACTGGCACGAATGGCGCCGCCGCGCGCGCCGGCTGTCGCAGCAGCAGCGCGCGCTCAAGAGCGCCGGGCTGGGCGCGGACGCGCCGAAGTTCGACAAGCACCAGATCGAGCGGTTGGGCGAGGCGCAGGATCTGACGCTGTTGCTGGCGCATTGCGGCAAGGGCTCGCCGTTCGCCAAGGCCGAGCGCGGGGCGGTGAAGGCGTTCGCGCGCGGGGAACTGGAGCGGGCGCGGGAGCGGATCGAGGCGCCGGAGTAG